A genome region from Tolypothrix sp. PCC 7712 includes the following:
- a CDS encoding Mo-dependent nitrogenase C-terminal domain-containing protein: MASISQGHSHPHPNYHPPNYKRSGSFDILQPLRRLVDGIPVKNARFAHLLCRVIPCCCPFERDINLFGRTYHVPAMCKFNPLYDEVVSLRFRALSFLADECGEDVTKYIC; encoded by the coding sequence ATGGCAAGTATTAGTCAGGGTCACTCTCATCCTCATCCTAATTACCATCCACCAAACTATAAACGCTCTGGTTCTTTTGATATTCTGCAACCTTTGCGCCGTCTGGTAGATGGTATTCCGGTAAAAAATGCTCGTTTTGCCCATCTACTCTGTAGAGTAATACCTTGCTGTTGCCCGTTTGAGCGCGATATCAATTTATTTGGGCGGACTTACCATGTTCCAGCAATGTGCAAATTTAATCCTTTGTATGACGAGGTCGTTAGTTTGCGCTTCCGAGCTTTATCTTTTCTTGCCGATGAATGTGGTGAGGATGTAACGAAATACATTTGTTAG
- the xisF gene encoding fdxN element excision recombinase XisF: MKVYGYARVSTQEQAEEFDALNQQVARLKAAGATEVLIDIESGRNDERKQYNELLKLVQQNQVDEIIITRVDRLGRSVITIHKAIDVFVKHNVNLRILDAPVDPNSPFGWFSINQMSGLAEFESRLLSQRIRHGNNYFRQQLKYCVPPFGYAKDENQRLTPNNNIHPQSGKSYFELAKIIIDLTLSMRSLKDVCDYIYTEYEIVFSIAGLRDWVKNPALQGHTAYFFRKKKGVNREPIINFNTHEALITAATVEAIQRKLSENKKYRSSATSTRGDYPLAGLIKCAHCSGSMYRNFSRHKTKVEYIRCVNYNKPGKYHCENSKCTRLREIIAQTIATLCENAPHLIEHLETQSTTMQVVNTKDIDKFTNELSVLRGLRSSNPDIMEAIAKIEATINTLSTPTRIVDRDAFENAKRKIAIASQATFWESLDDSELRSALAEFVEKVEVDSSGIITPTFKLPLTLSSMRP, encoded by the coding sequence ATGAAAGTTTACGGTTACGCCCGCGTGAGTACACAAGAACAAGCTGAGGAATTTGACGCACTAAATCAGCAAGTAGCCAGATTAAAAGCAGCGGGTGCAACGGAAGTTTTAATAGATATCGAGTCAGGACGCAACGATGAGAGAAAACAGTATAACGAGTTGCTGAAGTTGGTACAACAAAACCAAGTTGATGAAATTATCATCACTCGCGTCGATCGCTTGGGTAGAAGTGTGATTACTATCCATAAAGCGATCGATGTTTTCGTGAAGCATAATGTCAATCTGCGGATATTGGATGCACCCGTTGACCCCAATTCCCCCTTTGGTTGGTTTAGTATTAATCAAATGTCGGGGTTAGCAGAATTTGAATCCAGGCTGTTATCCCAACGGATTCGCCACGGAAATAATTATTTTCGCCAGCAATTAAAATATTGCGTTCCCCCCTTCGGATATGCAAAAGATGAAAATCAGCGGTTAACCCCTAATAATAATATTCACCCCCAATCAGGGAAGAGTTACTTTGAGTTAGCTAAGATAATTATCGACTTAACCCTGTCGATGCGATCGCTTAAGGATGTTTGCGATTATATTTACACCGAATATGAAATAGTTTTTAGCATCGCTGGTTTGCGAGATTGGGTGAAAAACCCCGCACTGCAAGGGCATACAGCTTATTTTTTCCGCAAAAAGAAAGGCGTTAATCGAGAACCAATTATTAATTTCAACACCCACGAAGCCTTAATTACCGCCGCCACAGTAGAAGCTATCCAACGCAAGCTGTCAGAAAATAAGAAGTATCGCAGTTCTGCAACATCCACCCGTGGCGATTATCCACTCGCAGGCTTAATTAAATGCGCCCATTGTAGCGGCAGTATGTATCGTAACTTTTCCCGCCATAAAACTAAAGTTGAGTACATTCGCTGCGTTAATTACAACAAACCGGGAAAATATCACTGCGAAAACTCCAAATGTACCCGACTGCGGGAAATCATCGCCCAGACGATCGCAACTTTATGTGAAAATGCACCCCATTTAATCGAACATCTAGAAACTCAGTCAACAACAATGCAGGTGGTGAATACCAAAGACATTGACAAGTTCACCAATGAATTATCCGTGCTGCGGGGACTTCGCAGTTCTAACCCCGATATCATGGAAGCGATCGCCAAAATCGAGGCGACAATTAACACCCTATCAACACCCACTAGAATTGTTGATAGGGATGCTTTTGAAAATGCCAAGCGAAAAATAGCGATCGCTTCTCAGGCTACATTTTGGGAATCGCTGGATGATTCAGAACTGCGATCGGCGTTGGCTGAGTTCGTAGAGAAAGTTGAAGTGGACTCGTCAGGAATTATCACTCCTACCTTTAAATTGCCATTAACCCTATCCTCAATGCGCCCATAG
- a CDS encoding GNAT family N-acetyltransferase: MTTHRNTSQDFSTIKKNMPDYTIIKLNQNQIQDGARVLGQAFIQDPFLSYFLPEKHQQRIDAVEWISRTVLCYYQRSEEIYITNHGIKGVAVWTPPEYSSDSILQWLQAGLIALPQKIGVRKMVDFLSANQKVDKYHRTIMKTPHWYLKMLGVSPDFQNQGVGQKLLQPVLNRADKEGFTCYLETSTPSGVRFYQRQGFVVVDSDKLLQDNLQLWFMKREPQ, translated from the coding sequence ATGACAACTCACAGAAATACATCTCAAGATTTTTCAACCATCAAAAAAAATATGCCAGACTATACCATAATTAAACTCAATCAAAATCAGATCCAAGATGGCGCACGAGTATTAGGTCAAGCATTTATTCAAGACCCATTTCTATCATACTTTCTCCCAGAAAAACATCAGCAGAGAATAGATGCAGTTGAGTGGATTTCTCGCACAGTATTGTGTTATTATCAACGCTCCGAGGAAATTTATATAACCAATCATGGCATCAAAGGAGTTGCGGTTTGGACACCACCAGAATACTCCAGCGATAGTATATTACAATGGTTGCAAGCTGGATTAATTGCCCTACCACAAAAAATTGGTGTTCGCAAAATGGTAGATTTTTTATCCGCCAATCAAAAAGTAGATAAATACCATCGAACAATTATGAAAACACCACATTGGTATTTGAAGATGCTTGGTGTTTCTCCAGATTTTCAAAATCAAGGTGTGGGACAAAAGCTGCTACAACCTGTACTCAATCGAGCAGATAAAGAAGGTTTTACTTGTTATTTAGAAACTTCCACACCATCAGGAGTACGTTTTTATCAAAGACAAGGATTTGTCGTTGTGGATAGCGACAAACTATTACAAGATAATCTGCAATTGTGGTTCATGAAACGCGAACCACAATAA
- a CDS encoding TMEM175 family protein, which translates to MQDLIEQDKMIPTNKNNSESILSLARLSDSIFAFAMALMVIAFDLPEDAKGMTDGDINGFLFSQLKPLGTYAITFVLVATYWISHSRQLKYLKITDENHLWISVAYLMVLFLVPLSNDLVMTFPDSFLVKVWFSLDIAAIGFISWISWSYATGDRKLVDSDLDDATIRSIKIKALIEPICALISIGVAYINQELWDYFWVLLFFAYSPLEKYFNKSAELV; encoded by the coding sequence ATGCAGGACTTAATAGAGCAAGATAAGATGATTCCAACCAATAAAAATAATTCCGAAAGTATTCTATCTTTGGCACGCTTGAGTGATTCTATTTTTGCTTTTGCAATGGCTTTAATGGTAATTGCCTTTGACTTACCAGAAGATGCTAAAGGAATGACGGATGGTGATATCAATGGGTTTTTATTTAGTCAGTTAAAACCGTTAGGAACTTATGCTATTACCTTTGTTTTAGTGGCAACTTATTGGATTTCTCATTCTCGGCAATTAAAGTATTTAAAAATAACCGATGAAAACCATTTATGGATTTCTGTAGCGTATTTAATGGTCTTATTTTTAGTGCCTTTATCCAATGATTTAGTTATGACCTTTCCAGATAGTTTTCTGGTCAAAGTTTGGTTTAGCTTGGATATTGCTGCAATCGGGTTTATTTCGTGGATAAGTTGGTCTTATGCGACAGGCGATCGCAAACTAGTAGATAGTGATTTGGATGATGCGACAATTCGCTCCATAAAAATCAAAGCCTTAATCGAACCGATATGTGCATTGATTTCCATTGGAGTAGCATATATTAACCAAGAGTTATGGGATTATTTTTGGGTGTTGCTGTTCTTTGCCTATTCTCCCTTAGAAAAATACTTTAATAAATCGGCTGAATTAGTGTGA
- a CDS encoding AI-2E family transporter, protein MLANLNLPRWTVWGLVIPVLFLNLWLLQIISQQLQPIPNILLVAGLLAFLLNFPISYLEKRGVSRVWSVLLVLIIAVTAFLILGFGVAPLGYQQLIEFGDRLPALIDQGQRQLQEIHIDTPLAGLSFDAANLITEVTNKVTQSLESLPSQIVDFIFGVFDSTLNLLITIVLTILLIFNGSTLWNVLFKLFPKPWNIKLPSLIQQSFQNYFAGQATLAMIEGAALIALFLVFQIPFGLLFGIVIGIASFIPFGGTVTVSLILPILAIQNIWLAVKLLVIVVLVGQINETIVAPRLMGQMTGVNPAVIFISLLCGAKLGGVLGILLAVPLTSLLKRFAEPWIEVASKFS, encoded by the coding sequence ATGTTAGCAAATTTGAATCTCCCCCGTTGGACAGTTTGGGGCTTGGTGATTCCGGTACTATTTCTTAATTTGTGGTTGTTACAAATTATCTCCCAGCAATTACAACCAATACCCAATATTTTATTAGTTGCTGGTTTACTAGCTTTTCTCTTAAATTTTCCCATTAGTTATCTTGAAAAACGGGGTGTAAGCCGAGTTTGGTCTGTATTGCTAGTTTTAATAATTGCCGTCACAGCCTTTTTGATTCTGGGTTTTGGTGTTGCGCCTCTTGGATATCAACAACTAATTGAATTTGGCGATCGCCTACCAGCATTAATAGACCAAGGACAAAGACAACTCCAAGAAATCCACATCGATACACCCCTAGCAGGCTTATCCTTTGATGCTGCTAACCTGATTACAGAAGTTACCAATAAAGTTACCCAAAGTCTAGAATCTTTACCCAGTCAAATTGTAGATTTTATCTTTGGTGTCTTTGATAGTACGCTGAATTTACTGATTACAATAGTCCTCACTATACTCTTAATTTTCAACGGTTCTACTCTGTGGAATGTACTGTTTAAACTATTCCCAAAACCTTGGAATATCAAATTACCATCTCTGATTCAGCAGAGTTTCCAAAACTACTTTGCTGGACAAGCAACTTTAGCAATGATTGAAGGTGCTGCACTCATCGCTTTGTTCTTAGTTTTTCAAATTCCCTTCGGATTATTATTTGGCATAGTGATTGGGATAGCCAGCTTTATACCTTTTGGTGGAACTGTGACAGTATCCCTAATTCTTCCCATACTTGCTATCCAAAATATTTGGTTAGCAGTTAAGTTATTAGTAATAGTGGTGTTGGTAGGACAGATTAACGAAACTATTGTTGCGCCGCGTTTAATGGGTCAAATGACTGGCGTAAATCCTGCGGTCATTTTTATTTCTCTGCTGTGTGGCGCAAAATTAGGTGGAGTGTTAGGAATTCTGCTGGCTGTACCCCTAACCAGTTTGTTGAAAAGATTTGCAGAACCCTGGATAGAGGTTGCGTCAAAGTTTAGCTAG
- a CDS encoding cytochrome P450 translates to MSKNLLTLPHPNPVTALEEYSSDHLGFMQRCTQEYEGIVPLKFDDQLFCVLTNPDYITQVLKDRLLFVKAKDLQVISGVLGNGLITSEGDFWLRQRRLAQPVFHQQQINSYAAVMVDYAEQMLKTWQGGEVKDIQAAMMRLSLNIVMKTLFNQDVMDTAAVSIDNALVETMNWFEYQAAKEVMSALSEIEELQQNTQEISEEEIERRYQKAIALFDETIYAIIKERRASGKTGKDLLGMLMQVEDADDGSRMTDKQLRDEAVTLILAGHETTANTLSWTFMQLAQNPDVREKLSAELKTVLNGRTPTLADLPQLTYTNWVIKESMRLYPPVTEISREVTQDCEIGGYFIPKGTNIMFSQWAMHRDARYFSAPELFQPERWANDLEKQLPRGVYFPFGDGPRVCIGKSFAMMEAVLLLATIAQKFQLDLVNEQNIELQISITLRARHGIQFLLKAVA, encoded by the coding sequence ATGAGTAAGAATTTACTGACCCTACCCCATCCCAATCCTGTAACCGCTTTAGAAGAATACAGCAGTGATCATCTGGGATTTATGCAACGCTGCACCCAAGAATATGAAGGTATCGTTCCTCTAAAATTTGACGATCAATTGTTTTGTGTGTTGACCAATCCCGACTATATTACTCAAGTGTTAAAAGACAGACTTTTGTTTGTGAAAGCAAAAGACCTGCAAGTAATCAGTGGTGTACTAGGTAATGGCTTGATCACCAGTGAGGGCGATTTTTGGTTACGACAACGACGACTAGCCCAACCAGTCTTTCACCAACAACAAATTAACAGCTATGCGGCGGTGATGGTGGATTATGCCGAGCAAATGTTAAAAACTTGGCAAGGCGGTGAGGTGAAGGATATACAAGCAGCTATGATGCGCCTCAGCCTCAACATCGTTATGAAAACTCTGTTTAATCAGGATGTCATGGATACAGCCGCAGTTAGTATTGACAATGCGCTAGTTGAAACCATGAACTGGTTTGAATATCAAGCAGCCAAAGAAGTCATGTCTGCACTGTCGGAAATTGAGGAGTTGCAACAAAACACCCAAGAGATTAGTGAAGAAGAGATTGAGAGACGTTACCAAAAAGCGATCGCTCTATTTGATGAAACAATATATGCCATCATTAAAGAGCGTCGCGCCAGTGGTAAAACAGGCAAAGATTTATTAGGAATGCTGATGCAAGTCGAAGATGCGGATGATGGTAGCCGCATGACTGATAAACAATTGCGAGATGAAGCCGTAACATTAATTTTGGCAGGACATGAAACCACCGCTAACACCCTTTCTTGGACATTCATGCAATTGGCGCAAAATCCTGATGTCCGCGAAAAACTTAGTGCAGAACTCAAAACAGTGTTGAATGGACGCACACCCACCTTGGCTGATTTACCCCAGTTAACCTACACCAATTGGGTGATTAAAGAATCCATGCGGCTGTATCCTCCTGTGACTGAAATTTCACGGGAAGTAACCCAAGATTGTGAAATTGGTGGCTATTTTATCCCCAAAGGAACAAACATAATGTTTAGTCAATGGGCTATGCACCGCGACGCGCGTTATTTTTCCGCACCAGAATTATTTCAGCCAGAACGCTGGGCTAATGACCTAGAAAAACAATTACCTCGTGGTGTGTATTTCCCCTTCGGTGATGGGCCTCGTGTTTGTATTGGTAAGAGTTTTGCCATGATGGAAGCAGTATTATTACTAGCAACTATCGCCCAAAAATTTCAACTGGATCTTGTTAACGAGCAAAACATTGAACTTCAGATATCTATTACCCTCCGCGCTAGACACGGTATTCAATTTCTCTTGAAAGCAGTCGCATAG
- a CDS encoding TetR/AcrR family transcriptional regulator — translation MTESPSAASGMRRKPRQARSQERVNRILDVAEELFITQGYAATTTNAIASGAKVPIGSLYQFFPDKSAIMQALALRHEENIHQKLAVLDNPELANLPLEVLVEQLIDITAQHFSDNPGYYAIFMALQSTMPELQAVEEVMDTQLMQDLASLLAKRAAGLETADYEAIAFILVKAIGTLLWLSLSQETTFQQRLIAETKRLALSYLQSYFPSDIMSS, via the coding sequence ATGACTGAAAGCCCATCAGCCGCAAGTGGAATGCGCCGCAAACCCAGACAAGCTCGTAGTCAGGAACGAGTCAATCGAATTTTGGATGTAGCAGAAGAACTGTTTATTACTCAAGGCTATGCTGCAACCACAACCAATGCGATCGCCTCTGGTGCTAAAGTTCCGATTGGGTCACTATATCAATTTTTTCCTGACAAATCTGCAATCATGCAGGCACTCGCTTTGCGTCATGAAGAAAATATTCATCAAAAGTTGGCAGTGCTGGATAATCCTGAATTAGCCAATCTGCCCTTAGAGGTTCTGGTAGAACAATTAATTGATATCACCGCCCAGCATTTCTCGGATAATCCTGGTTACTACGCCATTTTTATGGCACTCCAGAGTACAATGCCCGAATTACAAGCTGTCGAAGAGGTGATGGATACTCAATTGATGCAAGATTTAGCCAGTTTACTAGCTAAACGGGCAGCAGGGTTAGAGACAGCAGACTATGAAGCGATCGCCTTTATTTTAGTCAAAGCGATCGGCACATTACTATGGTTATCTCTTAGTCAAGAGACAACATTTCAACAGAGATTGATAGCAGAAACCAAACGGTTAGCTTTAAGTTATCTGCAAAGCTATTTCCCGTCTGATATCATGTCTAGCTAA
- the nifK gene encoding nitrogenase molybdenum-iron protein subunit beta: protein MPQNPDNIQDHVQLFHQPEYKQLFQNKKEFENGHDPAEVERVAEWTKSWDYREKNFAREALTVNPAKGCQPLGAMFAAAGFEGTLPFVQGSQGCVAYFRTHLTRHYKEPFSGVSSSMTEDAAVFGGLQNMIDGLANSYKLYKPKMIAVCTTCMAEVIGDDLGAFITNAKNAGSVPQDFPVPFAHTPSFVGSHITGYDNMMKGILTTLTAGKKKSTSNGKINFIAGFDTYVGNYREIKRIASVMGLDYTLLSDSSDYVDSPNDGEFNMYPGGTKLEDAADAINAKATVVLQAHSTPKTRDYIAKEWKQDVVVSRPWGIKGTDEFLMKLSELTGKPIPEELEIERGRAVDAMTDSHAWVHGKRFAIYGDPDLVYSVVSFMLELGAEPVHIVVHNSNDVFEKELQALLNSSPFGKEAKIWAGKDLWHLRSPMRLLSG from the coding sequence CGCTGAAGTAGAACGGGTTGCAGAATGGACAAAAAGCTGGGATTATCGTGAAAAGAACTTCGCTCGTGAAGCGTTGACAGTTAACCCAGCTAAAGGTTGCCAACCTTTAGGCGCTATGTTCGCTGCTGCTGGCTTTGAAGGTACTCTACCTTTTGTTCAAGGTTCTCAAGGTTGCGTTGCTTACTTCCGTACCCACTTAACCCGTCACTACAAAGAACCATTCTCTGGTGTGTCTTCTTCTATGACTGAAGACGCAGCCGTGTTTGGTGGTCTGCAAAACATGATTGATGGCTTGGCAAACTCTTACAAGCTTTACAAGCCCAAAATGATTGCAGTTTGCACCACCTGTATGGCTGAGGTTATTGGTGATGACTTGGGTGCGTTTATTACCAACGCTAAGAACGCAGGTTCAGTTCCTCAAGATTTTCCTGTACCTTTTGCTCACACTCCTAGCTTTGTTGGTTCCCACATCACTGGCTATGACAACATGATGAAGGGAATTCTGACTACCTTAACAGCAGGTAAGAAGAAATCTACCAGCAATGGCAAAATCAACTTTATCGCTGGTTTTGACACCTATGTAGGCAATTACCGCGAAATCAAGCGTATCGCTTCCGTGATGGGCTTAGACTACACCCTGCTCTCAGATAGCAGCGACTATGTAGATTCACCCAATGATGGTGAATTTAATATGTACCCAGGTGGTACTAAGTTGGAAGATGCAGCAGATGCAATTAATGCTAAAGCTACAGTTGTACTGCAAGCTCATTCTACTCCTAAGACCCGTGATTACATCGCTAAAGAATGGAAGCAAGATGTAGTAGTTTCTCGTCCTTGGGGTATCAAGGGTACTGATGAGTTCTTGATGAAACTCAGCGAACTGACTGGTAAACCCATTCCTGAAGAACTAGAAATCGAACGCGGTCGTGCAGTTGACGCAATGACTGACTCCCATGCTTGGGTTCACGGTAAGCGCTTCGCTATCTACGGCGATCCCGATTTAGTTTACAGTGTTGTTAGCTTCATGCTGGAATTGGGTGCTGAACCTGTTCACATTGTGGTTCACAACTCCAACGATGTATTTGAAAAAGAACTGCAAGCATTGCTAAATTCTAGCCCCTTCGGTAAGGAAGCTAAAATCTGGGCAGGTAAAGACTTGTGGCACTTACGTTCACCAATGCGTTTGCTATCAGGATAA